The following coding sequences lie in one Rutidosis leptorrhynchoides isolate AG116_Rl617_1_P2 chromosome 4, CSIRO_AGI_Rlap_v1, whole genome shotgun sequence genomic window:
- the LOC139903969 gene encoding uncharacterized protein produces MEALSSSSILPVHQETHFRKPPAYLKTNVISFPKNTLIAAVNGQVSGDTGKNDQQLHLHDNNSNSSVFEPVSSSLGGTGKGYSKEDLYKEKYEIRNGGGTRAGLFRTPISGGVQSATSVHDLPKPALAVRNLMEQARFAHLCTVMSRMHQRSEGYPFGSLVDFAPDPLGHPIFSFTQLGIHTRNLLADPRCTLVVQIPGWSGLSNARVTIFGDVYPLTEDEQEWAHKQYIAKHQQAPSQKWGNFYYFRMHNISDIYFIGGFGTVAWVNVKEYESLQPDAIAVDGGEQNLKELNAMFSKPLKDLFSLESEVDDVSLISIDSKGTDIRVRQGAQFNVQRLVFEEWDGIKTLEDAKEALGKLVNKGGVFTVHK; encoded by the exons ATGGAAGCACTTTCAAGCTCTTCAATCCTTCCTGTTCATCAAGAAACACATTTCCGTAAACCTCCTGCTTACCTGAAAACTAACGTCATATCTTTTCCGAAAAATACGCTTATCGCCGCCGTTAACGGTCAAGTTTCCGGTGACACCGGAAAAAACGATCAACAGTTACATCtccatgataataatagtaacagtAGTGTGTTTGAACCTGTCTCTTCTTCCTTG GGTGGTACAGGTAAAGGTTATAGCAAAGAGGACTTGTATAAAGAAAAATATGAAATTAGGAATGGTGGAGGCACTAGAGCTGGCCTTTTCAGAACCCCGATTTCGGGGGGAGTGCAGAGTGCCACATCAGTTCACGACTTACCTAAACCAGCTTTGGCAGTTCGTAATCTGATGGAACAG GCCAGGTTCGCTCACCTGTGTACTGTAATGTCCCGGATGCATCAACGAAGTGAAGGATACCCATTTGGTTCTCTGGTAGATTTTGCCCCAGATCCATTGGGAC ATCCAATTTTTTCCTTTACACAGTTGGGTATACACACACGGAATCTGTTAGCTGATCCAAGGTGTACATTAGTGGTTCAG ATACCTGGATGGAGTGGCTTGTCAAATGCAAGGGTTACAATTTTTGGCGACGTTTATCCCCTTACAGAAGATGAGCAG GAGTGGGCACATAAGCAGTATATAGCTAAACACCAACAGGCACCTTCACAGAAGTGGGGAAACTTTTACTACTTTAGGATGCATAATATAAG TGATATATATTTTATTGGAGGTTTTGGAACTGTTGCTTGGGTCAATGTCAAGGAGTACGAGTCTCTTCAACCTGATGCAATTGCTGTTGATGGTGGTGAGCAGAACCTGAAG GAGCTGAATGCCATGTTTTCTAAGCCTCTAAAAGATCTATTTTCGTTGGAGAGTGAGGTGGATGACGTTTCGCTTATATCTATAGATAGCAAGGGAACCGACATTCGTGTCCGTCAAGGTGCACAG TTTAACGTACAAAGGTTGGTTTTTGAAGAATGGGACGGAATCAAAACTTTAGAGGATGCAAAAGAAGCATTGGGGAAGCTGGTAAATAAAGGCGGAGTGTTCACCGTGCACAAATAA
- the LOC139842967 gene encoding RNA-binding KH domain-containing protein RCF3 yields MDTSYPNKRLFDHSAVDRLDPHLTPSSSVRRRQHHHYNHPPPSSPATPQSHLNNPFRTPLKLSAGETLFRILCPASKTGGLIGKGGAIIRQVREETGAKIRIDESTPGAEDRVIYIAASDSNPNPKNKETNSSNSSVNNNSSCVTNDGDSKNNDGGECDGKESGSGDGEETIAQKALVRVFERIVKVDEERNKTSKDENGDENVAEGGGGVPQGPVLCRLLVAGNQIGSVLGRGGKIIEKIRQESGAQVRVLPKDQIPDCASAGDEMIQMAGKYLSVRKALVSVSNCLQEAGNNRPMGTAPHGHGYGPDHHHRTGMEEEVVFRLLCHVDKVGSLIGKGGSIRRAMQTETGASIKISDSPAEPDERVVVISSLETLDQRHSPAQDAVMRVNGRMAEIGFEPGAPVVSRLLVHSRQIGCLWGKGGSIVAEMRRVTGANIQIFPSEQVAKYGMPNDEVVQVIGSLPCVQDAMFRITGRLRETVFPVRSYHPSGYMGPYPDMPPPSFRPRHDPASPVGHFEPPPFLHGVDHHRPPYSYPYGNERPGYGPITPPGRHTSQSGSNRYHGEFPEYEGGLSKANDPAGRNEASGTGHSTVEITIPPNLLGYLYGENKSNIGHIRQISGANVMVQEESSRVVLSGTADEIHSAQCLVHGFILCEQHLTQAGA; encoded by the exons ATGGATACTTCATATCCAAACAAGCGTCTATTTGACCACTCCGCCGTTGATCGGTTAGACCCTCACCTTACTCCGTCATCTTCCGTCAGACGCCGTCAACACCACCATTACAACCATCCGCCGCCATCTTCTCCCGCCACACCTCAATCTCATCTCAACAATCCGTTCCGTACACCTCTAAAACTCTCCGCCGGCGAAACGTTATTTCGTATATTATGTCCGGCGTCAAAAACCGGCGGGTTAATCGGTAAGGGTGGCGCTATCATTCGCCAGGTCCGTGAAGAAACCGGCGCCAAAATTCGAATTGATGAATCTACCCCTGGCGCTGAGGACCGTGTGATTTATATAGCAGCTTCTGATTCAAACCCTAACCCTAAGAATAAGGAGACTAATTCTTCTAatagtagtgttaataataatagtagttgtgTTACTAATGATggtgatagtaaaaataatgatggtGGTGAATGTGATGGTAAGGAATCAGGGAGTGGTGATGGTGAAGAAACGATTGCGCAAAAGGCGCTTGTTAGGGTTTTCGAGAGGATAGTGAAAGTGGATGAAGAAAGAAATAAAACTTCAAAGGATGAGAATGGTGACGAAAATGTTGCAGAAGGAGGTGGCGGGGTGCCTCAAGGACCGGTATTGTGTAGGTTGTTGGTGGCTGGTAATCAAATTGGAAGTGTTTTAGGAAGAGGAGGAAAGATTATTGAAAAGATTAGGCAGGAGAGTGGTGCTCAAGTTAGGGTTTTGCCTAAGGATCAGATTCCGGATTGTGCTTCCGCCGGGGATGAGATGATTCAG ATGGCAGGAAAGTATTTATCTGTAAGGAAAGCTCTAGTATCTGTATCGAACTGTCTTCAGGAAGCAGGCAATAACAGGCCCATGGGAACGGCACCTCATGGTCATGGATACG GTCCTGACCACCACCATAGGACGGGTATGGAAGAAGAAGTTGTATTTAGATTATTGTGTCATGTTGACAAAGTTGGGAGTTTGATTGGTAAAGGAGGTTCCATCAGACGTGCAATGCAGACTGAAACTGGTGCTTCTATTAAAATAAGCGATTCACCAGCTGAACCAGATGAGCGGGTGGTTGTAATATCTTCATTAGAG ACTTTAGATCAGAGACATTCTCCTGCACAGGATGCTGTTATGCGGGTCAATGGTAGAATGGCTGAGATTGGGTTCGAACCCGGTGCACCCGTTGTTTCTAGGCTTTTGGTGCACTCGCGTCAAATTGGGTGTTTGTGGGGTAAAGGCGGCTCGATTGTTGCTGAGATGAGAAGAGTTACTGGTGCTAACATACAAATATTTCCTAGCGAACAGGTTGCAAAGTATGGTATGCCCAACGATGAAGTTGTGCAG GTAATTGGCAGCTTACCGTGTGTTCAAGATGCTATGTTTCGGATCACAGGCAGACTGCGTGAGACCGTATTTCCTGTGCGATCGTATCATCCAAGTGGTTATATGGGCCCTTATCCAGATATGCCACCACCTTCATTCAGGCCAAGACATGATCCTGCATCACCTGTTGGGCATTTTGAACCTCCACCTTTTTTGCATGGTGTGGATCATCATCGTCCACCTTATTCGTATCCTTATGGCAATGAACGGCCAGGATATGGTCCCATAACCCCACCGGGAAGGCACACTTCTCAG TCAGGTAGCAATAGGTATCATGGTGAATTCCCTGAGTATGAAGGTGGCTTATCAAAAGCTAATGATCCAGCTGGAAG GAATGAAGCATCAGGTACAGGACATTCAACTGTTGAGATCACGATTCCTCCTAATTTATTAGGGTACCTATATGGGGAAAACAAGAGCAACATAGGTCATATAAGACAA ATATCAGGTGCAAATGTTATGGTACAAGAGGAAAGCTCGCGAGTAGTATTGTCTGGCACAGCTGATGAAATTCATAGCGCCCAGTGCCTAGTTCATGGTTTCATTCTTTGTGAGCAGCACCTCACCCAAGCTGGTGCGTGA